A genomic region of Magnolia sinica isolate HGM2019 chromosome 6, MsV1, whole genome shotgun sequence contains the following coding sequences:
- the LOC131248502 gene encoding F-box protein PP2-A12-like isoform X2, with product MGVGISSLTSAAGEGDGCLKPGLGDVPESCVASVLMHLSPPEICRLARLNRAFHGASSADFVWELKLPGNYRYLVNKLLDEVPENFGKKEIYARLCRPNPFDDGTKEVWLEKGTGRICMSISSKALLITGIDDRRYWNYIPTQESRFHTVAYLQQIWWFEVDGEVEFQFPVGTYSLFFRLQLGRTSKRFGRRVCNPEHVHGWDIKPVRFQLSTSDGQHSQSQCYLDEPGNWINYHVGDFAVESSDAPTKVKFSMTQIDCTHTKGGLCVDSVLIYPSESREKRKLC from the exons ATGGGGGTTGGCATTTCTAGCTTGACATCAGCAGCAGGAGAAGGCGATGGCTGTCTCAAACCAGGGCTCGGCGACGTGCCGGAGAGCTGCGTCGCGTCCGTTCTCATGCATCTTAGCCCTCCCGAGATCTGCCGGTTGGCGAGGCTGAACCGCGCTTTCCACGGCGCGTCGTCGGCGGACTTCGTTTGGGAATTGAAGCTTCCTGGAAATTATCGGTATCTTGTCAACAAGCTGTTAGATGAAGTTCCGGAGAATTTTGGGAAGAAAGAGATCTATGCAAGGCTCTGTCGGCCGAATCCCTTTGATGATGGCACAAAG GAGGTTTGGCTGGAGAAGGGAACGGGAAGGATTTGCATGTCGATTTCTTCAAAGGCGTTGTTGATAACTGGGATTGATGATCGGAGATACTGGAATTACATTCCGACCCAAGAATCTAG ATTCCACACTGTGGCGTATCTTCAGCAGATCTGGTGGTTCGAGGTAGACGGAGAGGTCGAGTTCCAATTCCCAGTGGGGACCTATAGCCTTTTCTTCAGGCTTCAGCTGGGCCGGACCTCCAAGAGATTTGGCCGTAGAGTCTGTAACCCTGAACACGTCCATGGGTGGGATATAAAGCCTGTTCGTTTCCAGCTATCGACATCTGATGGTCAGCATTCTCAATCCCAGTGTTACCTAGACGAACCTGGGAACTGGATCAACTACCACGTCGGAGATTTTGCTGTCGAGAGCTCTGATGCTCCGACAAAGGTCAAATTCTCAATGACCCAGATTGATTGCACCCATACAAAGGGGGGCCTCTGTGTAGATTCTGTGTTGATATACCCAAGTGAGTCTAGAGAGAAGAGAAAGCTTTGTTGA
- the LOC131248502 gene encoding F-box protein PP2-A13-like isoform X1, which produces MGVGISSLTSAAGEGDGCLKPGLGDVPESCVASVLMHLSPPEICRLARLNRAFHGASSADFVWELKLPGNYRYLVNKLLDEVPENFGKKEIYARLCRPNPFDDGTKEVWLEKGTGRICMSISSKALLITGIDDRRYWNYIPTQESRAHVCSIWPAHQNMPKNQEDPLIRFHTVAYLQQIWWFEVDGEVEFQFPVGTYSLFFRLQLGRTSKRFGRRVCNPEHVHGWDIKPVRFQLSTSDGQHSQSQCYLDEPGNWINYHVGDFAVESSDAPTKVKFSMTQIDCTHTKGGLCVDSVLIYPSESREKRKLC; this is translated from the exons ATGGGGGTTGGCATTTCTAGCTTGACATCAGCAGCAGGAGAAGGCGATGGCTGTCTCAAACCAGGGCTCGGCGACGTGCCGGAGAGCTGCGTCGCGTCCGTTCTCATGCATCTTAGCCCTCCCGAGATCTGCCGGTTGGCGAGGCTGAACCGCGCTTTCCACGGCGCGTCGTCGGCGGACTTCGTTTGGGAATTGAAGCTTCCTGGAAATTATCGGTATCTTGTCAACAAGCTGTTAGATGAAGTTCCGGAGAATTTTGGGAAGAAAGAGATCTATGCAAGGCTCTGTCGGCCGAATCCCTTTGATGATGGCACAAAG GAGGTTTGGCTGGAGAAGGGAACGGGAAGGATTTGCATGTCGATTTCTTCAAAGGCGTTGTTGATAACTGGGATTGATGATCGGAGATACTGGAATTACATTCCGACCCAAGAATCTAG gGCACATGTCTGTAGTATCTGGCCCGCTCATCAGAACATGCCCAAAAATCAAGaagatccactcatcag ATTCCACACTGTGGCGTATCTTCAGCAGATCTGGTGGTTCGAGGTAGACGGAGAGGTCGAGTTCCAATTCCCAGTGGGGACCTATAGCCTTTTCTTCAGGCTTCAGCTGGGCCGGACCTCCAAGAGATTTGGCCGTAGAGTCTGTAACCCTGAACACGTCCATGGGTGGGATATAAAGCCTGTTCGTTTCCAGCTATCGACATCTGATGGTCAGCATTCTCAATCCCAGTGTTACCTAGACGAACCTGGGAACTGGATCAACTACCACGTCGGAGATTTTGCTGTCGAGAGCTCTGATGCTCCGACAAAGGTCAAATTCTCAATGACCCAGATTGATTGCACCCATACAAAGGGGGGCCTCTGTGTAGATTCTGTGTTGATATACCCAAGTGAGTCTAGAGAGAAGAGAAAGCTTTGTTGA
- the LOC131249552 gene encoding uncharacterized protein LOC131249552, which translates to MATSMQQQQQMMVTMMGAMAQNLGMPQPEAPGLTTPVTNPNNLYERFQRHRPPTFACTHCPEEAEYWLNRVTKLLRPLHYSEAKNVELVSYLFEKEADLWWESVLRSIPENHIWTWEAFEARFNEKYIPQSYQHERENEFLRLQQGGMSVAQYENCFTELSRYASEMIANEAIKMRWFTAGLRSGIRSKMCCANIRTYAELVEMSIRAEQDEERVARNRSQLGPWNRVEGPSSSFAGKRARPSSPPRLAAAPAPSARPAQICTYCRRAGHSEPYCFTRMRDLGFTPPQRNIMPPQQALQIPPLRAMGPSQQSRRPPPLQVRPPQ; encoded by the coding sequence ATGGCCACTAgtatgcagcaacaacagcaaaTGATGGTCACTATGATGGGGGCCATGGCCCAAAACTTGGGCATGCCGCAACCTGAAGCGCCCGGCTTAACCACGCCCGTGACCAACCCGAATAACCTATATGAGCGGTTCCAGAGGCATAGGCCACCTACTTTTGCCTGCACTCATTGCCCAGAGGAAGCGGAATACTGGCTCAACCGAGTCACCAAGTTACTGCGGCCTCTCCACTATTCTGAGGCGAAAAATGTAGAGCTCGTCTCATATCTCTTTGAGAAGGAGGCGGACCTATGGTGGGAGAGTGTCCTCCGATCCATTCCCGAGAACcacatatggacgtgggaggcATTCGAGGCCCGCTTTAATGAGAAGTATATCCCTCAATCGTATCAGCATGAGAGGGAGAATGAATTTCTCCGCCTCCAACAAGGGGGGATGAGCGTGGCCCAATATGAGAACTGCTTTACGGAACTCTCCCGCTATGCTTCCGAAATGATTGCCAACGAAGCGATCAAGATGAGATGGTTCACGGCAGGGCTAAGGAGCGGTATTCGCTCCAAGATGTGTTGTGCCAACATCAGGACATACGCCGAGCTTGTCGAGATGTCCATAAGGGCGGAGCAGGATGAGGAGCGAGTCGCCCGAAACCGTTCACAGTTAGGGCCATGGAACAGGGTGGAGGGACCGTCCTCCTCTTTTGCAGGAAAAAGGGCGCGCCCTAGCTCACCACCCCGACTAGCCGCCGCACCGGCCCCTTCTGCACGACCGGCCCAGATATGTACTTATTGCAGGAGGGCGGGACACTCCGAGCCCTACTGTTTTACGAGGATGAGAGACCTCGGCTTCACACCGCCACAACGCAACATTATGCCCCCACAGCAGGCCTTGCAGATCCCGCCCCTACGGGCAATGGGGCCTAGCCAGCAGTCTCGTCGTCCACCACCACTACAGGTTAGGCCGCCACAATGA